A single region of the Cynocephalus volans isolate mCynVol1 chromosome 12, mCynVol1.pri, whole genome shotgun sequence genome encodes:
- the CHADL gene encoding chondroadherin-like protein, whose translation MEGPQSSTHASLGLLLLLLLPLGPAWYVAAQRCPQTCICDNSRRHVACRHQNLTEVPNAIPELTQRLDLQGNMLQVIPAAAFQDLPHLTHLDLRHCQVELVAEGAFRGLGRLLLLNLASNRLSALPQEALDGLGSLRRLELEGNRLEELRPGTFGALGALATLNLAHNALVYLPAMAFQGLLRARWLQLAHNALSVLAPEALAGLPALRRLSLHHNELQALPGPALSQARGLARLELGHNPLTYAGEEDGLALPGLRELALDHGALQALGPRAFARCPRLHTLDLRGNQLHGLPPLQGPGQLRRLRLQGNPLWCGCQARPLLEWLVRARVRTDGECRGPRRLRGEALDALRPSDLRCPGDGHGDGDGPEEEREERAAARARAPPRAPAEEDGAAAPCPRACACASESRHSSCEGRGLRAVPRGFPNDTRLLDLRRNHFPSVPRAAFPGLGRVVSLHLQHCGIAELKAGALAGLGHLVYLYLSDNQLSGLSAAALEGAPRLGYLYLERNRFLQVPGAALRALPSLFSLHLQDNAVDRLAPGDLAGVPTLRWLYLSGNRITQMSPGALGPAQELEKLHLDRNQLQDVPTGALEGLPALLELQLSGNPLRTLRDGAFRPMGRSLQHLFLNSSGLEQISPGAFSGLGPELQSLYLQKNHLRVLPALSDLNRLELIDLSGNPFHCDCQLLPLHRWLTGLNLRVGATCAAPPSARGQRVKAAVAVFEACPGWAARKAKRTPAYRPGGRRTPIKGRQQGADQVGKERGRL comes from the exons ATGGAGGG GCCCCAGAGTTCCACCCATGCCTCTTTGGGgctcctgctgcttctgctgctgccactggGCCCAGCTTGGTATGTGGCTGCCCAACGCTGCCCACAGACCTGCATTTGTGACAACTCCAGGCGGCATGTTGCCTGCCGGCACCAGAATCTCACCGAGGTGCCGAACGCCATCCCCGAG ctgaCCCAGCGGCTGGACCTCCAGGGCAACATGCTGCAGGTGATCCCTGCAGCTGCCTTCCAGGACCTGCCTCATCTCACACATCTGGACCTGCGGCACTGCCAGGTGGAGCTGGTGGCCGAGGGCGCGTTCCGCGGCCTGGGCCGCCTGCTGCTCCTCAACCTGGCCTCCAACCGCCTGAGCGCGCTGCCCCAGGAGGCGCTCGACGGGCTGGGCTCGCTGCGGCGGCTGGAGCTGGAGGGGAACAGGCTGGAGGAGCTGCGGCCGGGGACGTTCGGGGCCCTGGGCGCTCTGGCCACGCTGAACCTGGCCCACAACGCCCTGGTCTACCTGCCCGCCATGGCCTTCCAGGGGCTGCTGCGCGCCCGCTGGCTGCAGCTGGCACACAACGCGCTCAGCGTGCTGGCCCCCGAGGCCCTGGCGGGCCTGCCCGCCCTTCGCCGCCTCAGCCTGCACCACAACGAGCTCCAGGCCCTGCCCGGGCCGGCCCTGTCGCAGGCCCGCGGCCTGGCGCGCCTCGAGCTGGGCCACAACCCGCTGACCTACGCGGGCGAGGAGGACGGGCTGGCGCTGCCTGGCCTGCGGGAGCTGGCGCTGGACCACGGGGCCCTGCAGGCCTTGGGTCCCAGGGCCTTCGCCCGCTGCCCGCGCCTGCACACCCTCGACCTCCGCGGGAACCAGCTGCACGGCCTGCCCCCGCTGCAGGGCCCGGGCCAGCTGCGCCGGCTGCGGCTGCAGGGGAACCCGCTGTGGTGCGGCTGCCAGGCGCGGCCCCTGCTCGAGTGGCTGGTGCGGGCGCGCGTGCGCACGGACGGCGAGTGCCGGGGGCCGCGGCGCCTGCGGGGCGAGGCCCTGGACGCCCTGCGGCCCTCGGACCTGCGCTGCCCCGGGGACGGGCACGGGGACGGGGACGGGCCGGAGGAAGAGCGAGAGGAGCGGGCTGCGGCCCGGGCCCGCGCCCCGCCGCGCGCCCCCGCGGAGGAGGACGGGGCGGCCGCGCCCTGCCCTCGCGCCTGCGCCTGCGCCTCCGAGAGCCGGCACAGCAGCTGCGAGGGCCGCGGCCTGCGGGCGGTGCCCCGCGGCTTCCCCAACGACACCCGGCTCCTGGACCTGAGGCGGAACCACTTCCCCTCGGTGCCCCGAGCCGCCTTTCCCGGCCTGGGCCGCGTGGTGTCGCTGCACCTGCAGCACTGCGGCATCGCCGAGCTGAAGGCGGGCGCCTTGGCGGGGCTGGGCCACCTCGTCTACCTCTACCTCTCTGACAACCAGCTCTCGGGCCTCAGCGCTGCTGCCCTCGAAGGGGCCCCCCGCCTGGGCTACCTGTACCTGGAGCGCAACCGCTTCCTGCAGGTGCCAGGGGCCGCCCTGCGCGCCCTGCCCAGCCTCTTCTCCCTGCACCTGCAGGACAATGCTGTGGACCGCCTGGCACCTGGGGACCTGGCGGGGGTGCCGACCTTGCGCTGGCTCTATCTGAGTGGAAACCGCATCACCCAAATGTCCCCGGGGGCGCTGGGTCCAGCTCAAGAGCTGGAGAAGCTGCACCTTGACAGGAACCAGCTGCAAGACGTGCCCACTGGGGCCTTGGAGGGActgcctgccctcctggagctgcAGCTCTCCGGAAACCCACTCAGGACCCTGCGAGATGGGGCCTTCCGGCCTATGGGCAGGTCGCTGCAGCACCTCTTCCTGAACAGCAGTGGCCTGGAGCAG ATTTCTCCTGGGGCCTTCTCAGGCCTGGGGCCCGAGCTCCAGAGCCTGTACCTGCAAAAGAACCATCTGCGGGTCCTGCCTGCCTTGTCTGATCTCAACCGGCTTGAGCTCATCGACCTCAGTGGCAATCCCTTTCACTGTGACTGCCAGTTGCTACCACTGCACAG GTGGCTCACTGGGCTGAACTTGCGGGTGGGGGCCACCTGCGCTGCCCCTCCCAGTGCCCGTGGCCAGAGGGTGAAGGCTGCGGTTGCTGTCTTTGAAGCCTGCCCAGGTTGGGCTGCCAGGAAGGCCAAGCGGACACCAGCCTACAGGCCCGGAGGTAGAAGAACGCCCATCAAGGGAAGACAGCAGGGAGCAGACCAG gtggggaaggagagaggccGCCTCTGA